The genomic DNA CTTTGGAATGGAAATTCAAACCGTAACGGATTTACTGCGCCAAACAGATTTTAAAGTCTTTTCTTCTACCGTTGCCTCCGGCGGAAATATCGCCGGAATTGCTGTTCCCGGAGGCGGCTCTTTCTCCCGCTCGCAACTGGATGAATGGGGCCGGTTTGTGATGTCTTTCGGAGCCAAAGGAACCTTTCCGTTAAAAGTGGAATCGGGAACCTTGAAGGGGTCTGTCTCCAAATTTTTATCGGCGGAAATACAGGCAAAACTCATTGAAAAATTCCGGGCCGCACCGGGAGATGTGCTTCTTCTTATTGCCGATCAGGATGAGGTTTTGTACCGCTCATTGGGCGCTCTGCGCCTGCATCTGGGCCGAAAATTAAATCTGATTGACACAGCCAGTCACAAACTTCTGTGGGTGGTCGATTTTCCGCTTCTGGAATTTGATGAAGAACAGGGACGTTACGTGGCCATGCACCACCCCTTTACCTCGCCCAAGGAGGAAGATTTTGAATCCATGGAAAAGGAGCCGGGGGAAATCCGGGCCCGGGCGTACGACCTGGTGCTGGATGGTAACGAAATTGCCGGAGGAAGTATTCGTATCCACCGAAAAGATATTCAGATGAAAATGTTTAAACTCCTGGGCATTTCAACAGAGGAGGCGGAGAAAAAATTTGGTTTTTTGCTTCACGCGTTTGAATACGGTGCGCCCCCTCACGGTGGAATTGCCTTTGGATTCGACCGTCTGGTGATGATTCTGGCCGGTGAAAAATCCATTCGGGATGTCATTCCTTTTCCCAAAACAACCAGCGCCATTTCTCTGATGGATGGTGCGCCTTCAGAAGTGGATCCTTCCCAATTGGAGGAGCTTGGAATTCAAATTGTGGAGAGAGAAGAGGACACGCCACCGCCGGATGAGGGGTGATTTTTCCAAAAATCATTCTTCATAAAATCCTGTTATTTTTTGTTGAAATGCATTTTTTCCTTGACAATTATTGTTTTTTTTGTTAATATTGTTTTAACATTCCGTGATTTATGTCTAATAAATGAAAAAGGAGGTGTTGTCCCAATGTCCAAATGGTTTAGAAAATTTGCTGTGTTGGTCATGGCCGGGTTATTTGTGGCGTCAATTACGCTGACGGGTTGTACACGGTATGCAAATGATGAACAATTAAAGACGCTTGAGGAAACGAAACAGGCTGCAAAAAGTGCCCAGCAGAAGGTATCGGATTTGCAGGCTGAAAAAGCCCAACTTCAGAAAAAGTTGGATGCAAAAAAGGCCGAATTGGAGAAGGTAAAACAGGAAAAAGAGGTTGTAAAAGAGCGTTTGAGTAAATCCGAATAATGCACTGAATAAATGTGATCAGGAGGTGATGAGATTTTATGAAACTTAACCGGATTTTAGCAGCAGCCATGGTCGCAATCGTTGTGCTTGGTGCTATGGCCAACTTTAGCTACGCCCAGGAAAAAGTTAAAATGAAATTGGACGATTATAAAGTTGAATTGGCAAAATGGCAAAAAACCGAAGCCGATGCGAAGGCACAAATTGCTACCCTGCAGAAGGACATTGATGCATTGAAGGGTGAAATCCAGACAACCCAAAATGAAATTGACAAGACCTGGGAGGAAATCTACGCACTTTTAGGTACCGATAAAAACGGTGTCGATGCGTATCGTCAGTCGTTAAAGGATCTGGAAAGCCAGTTGGATGGGCTGAGCTCTCTTTCATCTGAAGAGTTGTTCCAAAAACGGGCAGAGATTGATGAAATCGCAAAGAAGCTGGATGAAGCGAAAAAAAGCAAGATTGCCAATTTAACCGAAATGCAGGATTTGCTCGCGGCCATCGAGGGCAAATTAATGCAGGTTAAAAGCAAACTGCCTAAGTCGATTTTCGATACCTACACCGTCGTTCGCGGTGATTATTTATGGAAAATTTCCAAAAAACCGGACATCTACGGCGATCCCTACCAGTGGATGAAGATTTACACCTACAATCGCGAAATGATTAAGAATCCCAATTTGATTTATCCGGATTGGAATTTGAAGATTGTCCGCAAAACCGGCCCCAACGAATATGTTGTGACCAAGGGTGATTATCTGAAGAAAATTGCCGGCGCGACGCTGGGTGATCCGACTCAATGGACGAAGATTTACGAAGCGAACAAATCCATTATTAAGGACAAAAACCTGATTTATCCGTACGAGGTTCTGGTTATTCCGAAAGAATAGTCCGCTTCCAAAATTAGTCCCGATTTACAAAACCCGTTTCAACTTTTGGAACGGGTTTTTGTTATTTGAGGAACAAGACCGGGCTGCTGCCATTTCCAAAATAAATCTTGCAAATCTTGAAAATTTATTGTATTATTTTTTAAGAGAATAAAATAGACAAAGGAGACACACTTCCCAAAATATGCAAAAAAAATTTTCCATAAAAGGAGTTGATCAATTACACCTTTTGGGGTTTCAAGATGCAAACCTCAGGCTGATTCAAGAACGATTTTCTTCCAAAATTACCGTTCGAGGTACGGATGTGGTCCTCGATGGTGATCCCTCCGAAATTGCTCAATTGGAAAAGCTTTTCGCCGAATTAATTTTGCTTGTTAATCGCAACGGGAAAATCTCGGAAAAAGATCTGGAAACCCTTATTTCTCTGGTCAAGTCCATGGGCGTTCCGATAAAAGAAGAGGACCTGGGGTCGGTTATTCTAAGCACCAAAACCGATTTCATTCGTCCCAAAACGAAAGGGCAGCTGGCGTATTATCAATCTACTCTCAAAAACGATATCGTCTTCGCCATCGGACCCGCCGGCACGGGGAAAACCTATCTGGCTGTGGCCATTGCGATTGCCCATTTAAAGGCTCATGAAGTGAACCGGATTGTTCTGACCCGGCCGGCCGTTGAGGCCGGAGAAAGCCTGG from Calditrichota bacterium includes the following:
- the aspS gene encoding aspartate--tRNA ligase; amino-acid sequence: MEGWKRTHTCGELRKKHVGETVTLMGWVDRRRDHGGLIFIDIRDRYGKSQIVFNPEMNQSVYAKAKELRPEFVIAVQGLVASRPEDSLNPKLATGEVEIRADALKILNAAKTPPFQIIADVDVSEELRLKYRYLDLRRPEVQRNILLRHKVSQIVRRYFDENHFVEIETPYLMKSTPEGARDFLVPSRLHKGKFYALPQSPQTYKQILMVAGYDRYFQIVRCFRDEDLRADRQPEFTQIDVEMSFVQEDDIFEVVEGLMERIFQDVLGETLERPFLRISYSEAIRRFGVDKPDLRFGMEIQTVTDLLRQTDFKVFSSTVASGGNIAGIAVPGGGSFSRSQLDEWGRFVMSFGAKGTFPLKVESGTLKGSVSKFLSAEIQAKLIEKFRAAPGDVLLLIADQDEVLYRSLGALRLHLGRKLNLIDTASHKLLWVVDFPLLEFDEEQGRYVAMHHPFTSPKEEDFESMEKEPGEIRARAYDLVLDGNEIAGGSIRIHRKDIQMKMFKLLGISTEEAEKKFGFLLHAFEYGAPPHGGIAFGFDRLVMILAGEKSIRDVIPFPKTTSAISLMDGAPSEVDPSQLEELGIQIVEREEDTPPPDEG
- a CDS encoding LysM peptidoglycan-binding domain-containing protein; translated protein: MKLNRILAAAMVAIVVLGAMANFSYAQEKVKMKLDDYKVELAKWQKTEADAKAQIATLQKDIDALKGEIQTTQNEIDKTWEEIYALLGTDKNGVDAYRQSLKDLESQLDGLSSLSSEELFQKRAEIDEIAKKLDEAKKSKIANLTEMQDLLAAIEGKLMQVKSKLPKSIFDTYTVVRGDYLWKISKKPDIYGDPYQWMKIYTYNREMIKNPNLIYPDWNLKIVRKTGPNEYVVTKGDYLKKIAGATLGDPTQWTKIYEANKSIIKDKNLIYPYEVLVIPKE